CCACCGACTACGCCCTCCTCCTCACCGCCCGCTTCCGTGAGGAACTCGCCGACCGCGCCGACCGCTTCACCGCCATGCGGGCCGCGCTCCGGCAGTCCTGGGGCGCGATCGTCGCCAGCGCGGCGACCGTCGCGCTCGGCCTGCTCGCCCTGCTGCTCAGCGACCTCACCAACAACCGGGCCCTCGGGCCGGTGGGCGCCATCGGCATCGGCTGTGCCGTCCTCGCCACGCTCACCTTCCTGCCCGCCGTCCTCGTCGCACTGGGCCGCGCCGCCTACTGGCCCGCCCGCCCGGGCTCCCGAACCGGCTCCGCGCGCAGCGGCGAGGGCGTGTGGCGGCGGGTCGCGGACCTGGTCGACCGCGCGCCGCGCCGGGTATGGGCGGTGACCCTGGTCGTCCTGCTGGCCGGCGCCGCCTTCGCGCCGACCCTCACCTCCAAGGGCGTCCCCCTCGACGAGACCTTCGTCAACGACGCCCCTTCCGTCGCCGCGCAGAAGGCCCTCGGCGAGCACTTCCCCGCGGGCTCCGGCAACCCGGCCGTGGTCGTCGCGGACGCGGACCGGCTGGAGCGCGTGCTCGTCGCGGCCCGCGACACCGCCGGCGTCGCCACGGCGACGGCCGTCGGGGGGTCCGGCCGCCCCGGCGGCGAGCCGCTCGTCGTCGACGGACGGGTACGGGTCGACGTCACGCTCGACGCCGCCGCGGACAGCGACGCCGCGAAGCGGACGGTGGCCCGGCTGCGGACCGCCCTGCACGCCGTGCCCGGCGCGGACGCCCTCGTCGGCGGCTACACCGCACAGCAGTACGACACCCTGCGCACCGCCGAACGCGACCGCACGCTCATCGTCCCGGTCGTCCTCGCCGTCATCCTCCTCATCCTGATCGGCCTGCTGCGTTCACTGCTGCTGCCGCTCCTGCTGGTCGCCACGGTGGCCCTGAACTTCCTCGCCACGCTGGGCGTCTCCGCACTCGTGTTCAAGCACGTGTTCGGGTTCACCGGTACCGACCCGTCCGTGCCGCTGTACGGGTTCGTGTTCCTGGTGGCCCTCGGTGTCGACTACAACATCTTCCTCATGTCCCGGGTCCGCGAGGAGTCGCTCCGGCACGGCGTACGCCAGGGCGTGCTGCGCGGGCTGGTCAGCACCGGCGGGGTCATCACCTCCGCGGGCGTGG
The DNA window shown above is from Streptomyces akebiae and carries:
- a CDS encoding MMPL family transporter — encoded protein: MSTTTRRARRLVPLLLIAVWLVVGGVLGPYAGRLGEVATNDQAAFLPRSAESTEVVTAQRAFRQDETLPAIVVLTGDGLAERRASADRLLASLADTPGVTGQVSPALLSKDGDALRGVVPLKPDLGDGLPDTLERIRATAERLPGTTVHVAGPAANQADLADAFAGIDGLLLAVALLTVLVILLLVYRSVLLPLVIILGAVFALGLACAVVYALADRGVVRVDGQVQGILSILVIGAATDYALLLTARFREELADRADRFTAMRAALRQSWGAIVASAATVALGLLALLLSDLTNNRALGPVGAIGIGCAVLATLTFLPAVLVALGRAAYWPARPGSRTGSARSGEGVWRRVADLVDRAPRRVWAVTLVVLLAGAAFAPTLTSKGVPLDETFVNDAPSVAAQKALGEHFPAGSGNPAVVVADADRLERVLVAARDTAGVATATAVGGSGRPGGEPLVVDGRVRVDVTLDAAADSDAAKRTVARLRTALHAVPGADALVGGYTAQQYDTLRTAERDRTLIVPVVLAVILLILIGLLRSLLLPLLLVATVALNFLATLGVSALVFKHVFGFTGTDPSVPLYGFVFLVALGVDYNIFLMSRVREESLRHGVRQGVLRGLVSTGGVITSAGVVLAATFAALGVIPLAFLAQIAFIVAFGVLLDTLVVRSLLVPALVRDIGERAWWPGRVGSGEAADPADHGRAVDHHAAPDRDEVAHHAGR